The genomic window CCGCCTCTGCGACAAGTGCGACGGCAAGTGCCCCGTCTGCGACTCCTACGTCCgacccaccaccctcgtccGCATCTGCGACGAGTGCTCCTTCGGCAACTACCAAAACAAGTGCGTCGTctgcggcggcgagggcatCTCGGACGCCTTCTACTGCTTCGAGTGCACCCGCCTCGAAAAGGACCGGGACGGGTGCCCAAAGATTATCAACCTGGGGAGTTCGAGGAC from Podospora pseudoanserina strain CBS 124.78 chromosome 7 map unlocalized CBS124.78p_7.2, whole genome shotgun sequence includes these protein-coding regions:
- the ini1 gene encoding Pre-mRNA-splicing factor ini1 (EggNog:ENOG503P2QV; COG:S; BUSCO:EOG09265DWT), translated to MSRHHPDLVMCRKQPGIAIGRLCDKCDGKCPVCDSYVRPTTLVRICDECSFGNYQNKCVVCGGEGISDAFYCFECTRLEKDRDGCPKIINLGSSRTDLFYQKKTNRTGF